The DNA sequence CCTCAGCCACTTCTTTTTCAGGAGAGATGATAACGTCAATGGGCATATTGTCACGATTAAAGAGGTCAGCCCATTTATTTTTAAGATAAGACTGGTTACGAATACGGGCAATTTTAGTCGGCACCTGAAACAAAGAATGAGCCACTTGACATGCGACCATATTCACCTCATCAGAAATTGTAACTGCAACGATCAAATCTGCGTCCGTCGCATTTGCTTTTTCAAGCATATATGGATCGGACGCATGCCCTACAAGGCCTTGGACGTCAAGTGAGTCACTGATTTTTCTGACAAGTTCAGCTGACTGGTCAATTACAGTAACATCACTGCCCTGCTCTGATAATTGTTTGGCAATATTAAAGCCGACCTGGCCTGCACCGCATACAATAATCTTCATAATATCTTGCCTTCAATACTATTAGCTTAACAAGAAATAAACCTTATACAGCTTCGTCATCTGTTGTGCGACTATTATTTGAAATCCCAAGAGCCTTCAGTTTTCGATGCAAAGCAGATCGCTCCATCCCGATAAAGCTGGCTGTCTTGGAAATATTACCACTAAAGCGATTAACTTGCGTTCTGAGATATTCCCGCTCAAAGGCTTCGCGAGCATCTCGCAGTGAAGCAGACATCATAATGGTAGAGCTTGAGCTTGAAGATGCATTGCCGCCTCCTAAGATCTCAGACGGTAGCTCTGTGGCTGTAATTTGACCATCGGAGCTCTCGTCATTCATAATCACTAAACGTTCCATGACATTTTTGAGCTGTCTTAAATTACCTGGCCAATGATACGCCTGAAGCGCAGCTATTGCGTCGTCCATTATTTTAAGCCGCTGTCTCCCTGTAGCATTACAAATCATTTCAAGAAAATAATCCGCCAGTTCAGGAATGTCTTCTCGTCGGTCTTCAAGTGCAGGAATCGCTAGAGGAATAACATTTAAACGATGAAACAAGTCTTCTCTGAATCGCCCTTCAGCGATTTCCAAGGCCAAGTCTCTTGAAGTGGCCGAAATTACTCTCACATCAACTTCAACCCTAGTCATCCCGCCGACACGCTCAAAAGATTGATCCGTCAAAACTCGTAGAATTTTGGCCTGTGTCGGTAAAGGCATATCTGCGACTTCATCAATGAATAAGGTACCGCCGTGTGCGCGCTCAAATAGCCCTGTTTTCACAACACCGCCGTTTTGTTCAATTCCAAACAGTTCTTGTTCCATGCGCTGCGGCTCCATAGACGCTGCACCAATAATATGAAAGGCCCCTGTGGCACGTGTAGATTTATCGTGAATCAGTCGCGCGGCAATTTCTTTTCCTGTACCAGAAGCGCCGTTAATCATGACACGACTGTTTGTGCTCGCTACTTTTTCTATGCTTTGTCGCACTGTATTTATGGCTGAAGACTTACCTTTCAGCTGATATACAATTTGATTCTTCTTTTTTAATTCCTCATTTTCACGTCGAAGACGATCCGCTTCAGTGGCACGTTCAATGGTCAGAATAAGGTTATCTGCTTCAAAAGGCTTTTCAATAAAGTCATATGCGCCTTTTTTGATAGCGGCAACAGCTGTCTCAACATTACCATGACCTGAGATAATAATTACCGGTAAATCGCGGTGACGGCTTTTGACGAGTTCTAAAAGCTCTAGGCCATCCAGCTTGCTTCCCTGTAGCCAGACATCAAGAACAAGAAGGGATGGCAACCGTGCCTCAATTTCTGCGAGGGCTGAATCACTGTCCGATGCACTGCGGGTTGCATATCCCTCATCTTCAAGAATACCACAGACTAATTCTCTGATATCTTCTTCATCATCTACGACAAGTATTTCTAAGGCCATACAGTTTACTCCTGCTTTATTGTTTTTGTTATGATTTATTGATTTGTTCAGGTTGAATATCTTGCTCTTGGCGTTCAGCGCGCTTGACAAGAGCCGAGTGTAACAAAGTAAATTCCGCGCGCGCCCCTATATTTTGTCGATCCATAATTCGAATACGCGCTCCGTGCTCTTCAGCAATCTTCCTTACAATCGCCAACCCAAGTCCAGTCCCTGATTTTCTGGTTGTGACGTAGGGTTCCATCAGACGATCTTTTTGTTCTTGTGGCAAACCCATACCATTATCTTCAATGGTTAAAATGGTTCTATTGTCGTCTTGCTCGATAAAAACATCCACTTTACCGGGCTCAAATGTATCACTGCCATTTCGCTTATCATCATCAATACGCTGGGAAACAGATTCAGCAGCATTCTTAATCAGATTGGTTATCGCTTGCCCTAGCAAGCGTCCATCACAGGCAATATATTGAACAGGTGACTTAGACTGGAATGAAATAGCGATATCCTGCCAGCCGACATCTTGTAAGAATACTGCTTGTTTTATAACATCCACTAGGTCCGTTTCTCGGATCACTGGGCTTGGCATCCGCGCAAAAGAAGAAAATTCATCCACCATGCGTCTCAAATCGCCAACTTGACGAACGATCGTGTCTGTACATTGGACAAAAACGCCAGGATCTTCAATTGTCTTGGCGTATTTTCTTTTTATCCGTTCAGCAGATAATTGGATCGGTGTTAGGGGGTTTTTAATTTCATGGGCAATACGACGGGCCACATCGGCCCAGGCAGCAGTCCTTTGATCTGCCAATTGTTCCGTCAAATCATCAAAGGTCACCACGATCCCTACATTCTGACTGCCTTCTCTTTCGATGGCAATTCGAGCAAGTAAGGTAAGGGTTTCACCGTGTTTCTCTAAGTTTATCTGCCCTTTAGCAATCTTATCTCGATTTGAATCAGCCTGATCGAGTAATTCTTTAATTTCAGGGATTGCATCCAAAATGCTTTTACCGATCAAATCCTCTACCGTTTGACCTAAAAGGTCACATGCGGCTTTATTGGGAACAAAAATTGTCCCATCCCCGTGAACACCAATCACGCCAGTAGACACACCTGATAAAACTTCCTCAAGAAAGCGCCGACGCATATCCATCTCATCATTGGCTTTCAACAGAGCCTTTTGGTTATGCTCCAACTGATCCGTCATTCTGTTAAAGGCACGGGAAAGTGTCCCAACTTCGTCACTGGTTGCCATAGAGGGAACCCGTGCCTGCAAATCCCCTTGAGCGACCCGTTCTGACGCATCAAGAAGATTAGACAGAGGCGTCACAAGGCGACTTGAGAACCAGAGACCAACCCAAATTGCTGACATTAAAATTAACAAGGAAACCAAGATAAATACAAGGTTGAACTGAAGTAAAATATCAGACCGTTCCCCTTCTAAACTTTCATAATCAGCCACGGCATTACGTGTGGCTTCTAGGTAAGCAAGGACGCGTGGATCTAAATCTCTACTGATATAAATAAAAGTGGGTGTAATAAAACTGCTGAGCCGGATCATACCAACGACCATGCGATCAGCGACAATTGTCTCAATGACCATCTCACCGCGCTGCGCTTTTCTAATGAACTCTGGCGGAAAACGGGCAACATTCAAGCCCAAGGTTTGCTCTGCTTTAGCAATTGGAATAGCATCTGTGCCGACAACACTAAAAGCGACAATTTCTGAAAGAGATCGTCTCTGAAATTCGCTGTTTATCTTATCTCTCAAGACAGCGCTATCCCCTTGGTCCACAGGAGAGAGTTGATTAAATTCATAGGCAATTGAAATGAGGTTATTCTGTATTTCAGTCCGTCTCTCCACAACATAAGTTTCAGAAATCTGCAATGAATTATAAACTGTCGATCTGACTTTTTCACTAAACCATGTTTGCACACCAAACTCTAGAAACAAAAAGGAAAAGACAGCCATAATAATAGGCGGCACAATGGCTATAACTGAAAATACACCAATCACCCGAGAGTGAAGCCTCGATCCAGGAGCACTGTTACGTCGTGCTAGCCATACTTTAGAAATCCAACGAACAATGGACATTGACATCGCCATAATCAGGACAAGATTTACAAAAAGCAATGTCTGCATGGTCCGCCCTGAAGTCACATCAAAGGGAGTATCTTTTCGAGACATGGCTATATAAGTCGCTACAGCAGATACAATCGCAAGGATGGCAAGAAAAACTTCAATTTTGCGAGAAAGATTCACACGCCGTGCCCAGAGTAAAAACTTTGCACGGGATCGGCCGGGCAACTTTGGGCCCCCATCAATCTCTATTAAAGACGCATTTGCCTTTGATGATAGTGTTGTTGGCTTCGAATCTGTCGATAAATCTGACACGCTAATCACTCATCCTTTAGTTTCCATGCCACCCTATAATAGTGGTGCATTAATGCAACAAAAAAGCAGGGACTGTCTATGAAATACCACAAAAAAGGTGGCAAACTTATGACATTCAACAGATTAAAGTCTATTTTTTGATCTGAATTTGAAGTTCTTTAATTTTTTTACGAAGAGTATTTCTATTTAATCCTAAGATATCAGCCGCTTTAATCTGATTACCTCCCGTCAAGGTAAGTACTTTTTCGATG is a window from the Temperatibacter marinus genome containing:
- a CDS encoding sensor histidine kinase NtrY-like, giving the protein MSDLSTDSKPTTLSSKANASLIEIDGGPKLPGRSRAKFLLWARRVNLSRKIEVFLAILAIVSAVATYIAMSRKDTPFDVTSGRTMQTLLFVNLVLIMAMSMSIVRWISKVWLARRNSAPGSRLHSRVIGVFSVIAIVPPIIMAVFSFLFLEFGVQTWFSEKVRSTVYNSLQISETYVVERRTEIQNNLISIAYEFNQLSPVDQGDSAVLRDKINSEFQRRSLSEIVAFSVVGTDAIPIAKAEQTLGLNVARFPPEFIRKAQRGEMVIETIVADRMVVGMIRLSSFITPTFIYISRDLDPRVLAYLEATRNAVADYESLEGERSDILLQFNLVFILVSLLILMSAIWVGLWFSSRLVTPLSNLLDASERVAQGDLQARVPSMATSDEVGTLSRAFNRMTDQLEHNQKALLKANDEMDMRRRFLEEVLSGVSTGVIGVHGDGTIFVPNKAACDLLGQTVEDLIGKSILDAIPEIKELLDQADSNRDKIAKGQINLEKHGETLTLLARIAIEREGSQNVGIVVTFDDLTEQLADQRTAAWADVARRIAHEIKNPLTPIQLSAERIKRKYAKTIEDPGVFVQCTDTIVRQVGDLRRMVDEFSSFARMPSPVIRETDLVDVIKQAVFLQDVGWQDIAISFQSKSPVQYIACDGRLLGQAITNLIKNAAESVSQRIDDDKRNGSDTFEPGKVDVFIEQDDNRTILTIEDNGMGLPQEQKDRLMEPYVTTRKSGTGLGLAIVRKIAEEHGARIRIMDRQNIGARAEFTLLHSALVKRAERQEQDIQPEQINKS
- the ntrX gene encoding nitrogen assimilation response regulator NtrX codes for the protein MALEILVVDDEEDIRELVCGILEDEGYATRSASDSDSALAEIEARLPSLLVLDVWLQGSKLDGLELLELVKSRHRDLPVIIISGHGNVETAVAAIKKGAYDFIEKPFEADNLILTIERATEADRLRRENEELKKKNQIVYQLKGKSSAINTVRQSIEKVASTNSRVMINGASGTGKEIAARLIHDKSTRATGAFHIIGAASMEPQRMEQELFGIEQNGGVVKTGLFERAHGGTLFIDEVADMPLPTQAKILRVLTDQSFERVGGMTRVEVDVRVISATSRDLALEIAEGRFREDLFHRLNVIPLAIPALEDRREDIPELADYFLEMICNATGRQRLKIMDDAIAALQAYHWPGNLRQLKNVMERLVIMNDESSDGQITATELPSEILGGGNASSSSSSTIMMSASLRDAREAFEREYLRTQVNRFSGNISKTASFIGMERSALHRKLKALGISNNSRTTDDEAV